TGATCGCGTACGGCGTGGAAAGTGCCAGACGGGTGATCGTGGAAGGTGGGTGTCAGCAAAGCAAAATAAGGTTGAAAGTGGCTAGGATTCGGCACAAAGCTGCAAAGCACAAAGCGAACTGCGCTTTGGAAACCGCCAGATGTAGTTTATTAATTTGTGCTTACCAGaaataacaattttataaattatgttttaactgGTGCTGCTAGCTACAAGTTAGAGCTTCTaatgtattttataattaaaaagtatataTAGATATCCATAGAGATCACTTCGATCATTTACCGTAGTTTTAATTAGGTAAATcagaattatgtttttaaataaataacttcttTTATttaaccacaacgaggaagctcttggcctgtatctcacctgatagtaagtgatgatcaggccgatgGTGAAAGCTAGCtccacccggaatcctcaaccacagaggactcaaacttgaaaaaatcgaactgccaaggcggaattaattatgtttttattatgttttattttgtctTAGGTGCGCCATTTTACACCGTGGTCACATACTTGCCATTATACGAAGACAACTCCACAACCGCGTCATTTTTCCGGATTTTCTTCTACGTCACATGGCTCTACATGATGCTGCCAATGATGTCAGCTGACTGCATGCCAATAACGCACCTTATTGTTATGACGCATAAGTTCATAACCCTGTGCCGGCACTTCGAAAGGATAAGGGAAGATTTTGACAAGAACATAGTAACAAACAAGAAACAAGCCCTTGCAATACTCAAGCAAGGATGTCTGCAAGGCATTGCCATGCACCAAAAACTGATGTAGTAAGCTCATTTTTTACTTTATCAAATTTATCTCTCAAAAGAAAAGGGATAAGTTCGTGCTTATTCATCCGAAGGTCGTTCCGTCAGGTCGATTTGATCCTACAAGGCATTATACTTCATGCTTCGTTCTCGAGATTAGCATATTAGACACTTGTAGTAACGTGTAGCACTCACCATTCCACAACACTATTTgagaatttttatttcacactttttttttttttttttgtcgggTAACTCGATTTTTCACCTTCCCAATAACTTCATTCCGCCATTTTCATCATTCGTGTTCCAGTGCTTCGCCGTTCCACACGCGCTCGTAATAAAAAGTGAAAGTTAAAAGTGAAAGTTATACACGTCACCACTAGTATTAGTTCATTTGTTTATTACGGAAAAATATGCCGAAACGTAAAAGTAATAACGATTGTGATCGCATACAACGGAAAATAAGGAAGTTGGAGAAAAAATTAGCGCGCAAAAGGCGCCGCCGACGTCATAGCCGTTCCGATGAGGAGTTATCGTCATCTTCTTCATCACGTCGATCGTCGTTAAATAAACAAGGTACTTACACTACTATTATTCACGTCGAAACAAGTATGATAGACCTTTGAATTATGCAGTAATATACGTAattcttataattattatcgtaatacaatattatgatattttatattttgactTACCCAATTtacctacatataaaaataatttattattaatgtagATTTACATTAAATGCCTGAAATATTAGTACTGCGGGCAGTACAGTGGGACTGTCTCTTTACTTTTAACAGGTTATTTTCttataagtacataatattatgaaatatcAGTTTGCGGACAGTACTTGCTATGCCCTGGGACTGTCTCTTACTGCGAAATAGTAATTGTTAAATATATTAATTGTGGTTTGCGGACAGTACATGTTATAAATAACTAGGGACTGTCTCTTGCCGTGAATTCTACCTACTTAGCTTTACGTGCTCTGCGGACAGTACGTGTTACTTTAACTGGGGACTGTCTCTCAGCACAGTGGCTTAGAAGTGGTATGTCTTTTCAGACTACGACTACATCAGGTTGACTGATGATGAGGATGCGTATGTAGATCTACCCGCGCCACAGTCGGAAACCGATGGAAGGCCACTAGAATCTGGTGATGAGAACAAAACTGAAATGATTTCGTCAATACCCTCTGCCGTAACAGTTCCATCGAATAATGTCGTTCCATCGACTTCGACGACTACGGAACCTTCCACGTCAGCCGAACCAGTGGCAGTTGCAGTCGAAGACTCCTCCAACTTAGACAACGATCTATTGGACATACTGGGGATTGATCCCACCACTGATAAGAAATACGGTAAAGATTTACACAAAGATCTTTCCGTTAGATTACAACATTGGACCACTGTTGGTCTTGACAAGGACCTTAAAAAGGAGTTAAAAGAAAGATATTTAACGCCCGGAAATTGCAAATTGATTGATCCACCAATTTTGAATGCAGAAATGAAAGCTGCTATTTCTGACATCAATGTTAAGCGTGATAAGGCTATTGAAGCTAAACAGAAGGTACTTACCTCTGCTATAGTCTGTCTAGGAGAAGCTATTACGCTTCTTTTACCATCTAAAGACAAGGATACCAATCTTATAAAGTTGCTGATGGACGCAATTCGAATAATTTGTGAATGCCAACATAGTGACAGTGCCACGAGAAGAAATTTTGTTATGGGTGGTCTTAAAAAAGAAATCAAAGAGCAGCTGCAAAACACCAATATAGACAAGTtcctttttggcgaaaatttaGCCGAAACTTTGAAGTCAGCAAAAACAATTTGCAAAAATGGTACAGATTTAAAACCACCTGCACCTAAGAACCCTATTAAGAAACCAACGACCTCTAATTCCACTAGGAATTTAAACTGGCAGAATCCGGGTCCGAGCCGCAGGCCAACGGGTCCACCAAGGATGAGGCAGCCTGCTTCGACCTCGACACACAGTCGGCCCAACAGCTCATCAAAGCCGTCGCAGCATCATCAGCAGCGACCGGGCTACAATCGTCGCTAGACTCGGTAAAAACCGCAGGTAGACTAAGCGCATTTTACGATCAGTGGCAAATGGTTACAAAAGATCCAGTCGTTCTTTCATATATTAATGGCTACGAAATCCCTTTTTCGAGGCCTCCAGTTCAAGCTTTCCAACCTATTAATAGGAAATATTCCGAGTCGGAAAGAATTCTTTTTATTGAGGCCATTGATAAGTTATTAATAACAGGAGCAATATCGAAGTGCTGTGCCCATCAGGACCAgtatttatcaaatatttttttaatacccaAGCCAAATGGCACAATGCGATTTATTTTGAATctgaagtctttaaataaatttattgataCGAATCATTTCAAATTGGAGGACTTGAGGACTGTTTTAAAACTTGTGTCAATAGAtagttatttatgtaaaatcGACATAAAGGACGcgtactttttaattaaaatacatgaGGATTATCGCAAGTACCTCAGGTTCCAATTTGAAGATTCcttatttgaatttaatgttCTTCCATTCGGATTGAACACCGCTCCATATGTATTTACGAAGGTCATGAAACCGGTTGTAAAATTGTTGAGAACCGCTGGACATATGTCAACCATTTACTTAGACGATTTGTGTTTAATAGGACATGACTTTTGGACATGTCTTGAAAATTTGCAAGAAACTAAAAGTCTGCTCACAGCTTTGGGCTTTATCATCAATGATGAAAAAAGTAGCCAAGAACCATCACAGACTTGCACATTTTTAGGATATGTTATAGATACAAAAAAATTCCAGGTCACCTTGCCaaaagaaaaagttttaaaaattgaatcggaattaacaaaattttcaAAGATTAAATGCTGTAAAATTAGAACCTTTGCCAGTTTTGTAGGACTATTGACATCAGCTTGCCCAGCTGTAGAATATGGGTGGCTTTATACGAAACTTTTTGAAAGATGTAAATATCTTAACctaaaaaatacacttaattatgataaaattatGTCCATACCAAGGACATTAGATTCGGATATTGACTGGTGGAAAGGTTCTATCCACCATGCGAGTTGCAAAATTAAGGTTGACAAGTATGACCTGGAAATTTTTTCGGATGCCTCAACAACGGGGTGGGGAATAGCATGTGGTAATCAGAGAGCTAGCGGTCTTTGGAGTTTAGAAGAAAGAAGGCAGCACATAAATTTCTTAGAAATCATGGCCGCTTTTATTGGCCTAAAAATATTTGCCAAACATCTTTCCAACTGTCAAATCCTCCTTCGCATTGATAATACCACTGCTATTTCCTACATTAACCGTATGGGAGGTATCCAGTTTCCACACTTGACAGAAGTTACAAAACAACTCTGGCAGTGGTGCGAGTCCCATAGTTTGTTTGTGTTTGCTTCATACATTCGCTCATCGGAAAATGTAATCGCCGATGCAGAGTCAAGGCGAATCCATCCCGACATTGAGTGGCAACTTGCAGACTATGCATATAATGAAATAGTTCATAAATTAGGCACCCCAAATATAGATTTATTTGCAAGTCGAGCTAACAAAAAATGTGCCATCTATGCCTCTTGGCATAGAGACCCGGATGCGTACGCCATAAATGCGTTTACAATTTCGTGgtcaagttattatttttatgcgtTTCCTCCCTTTACAATGATCTTAAAATCCTTAAGAAAGATCATTTCTGACAAAGCCGGGGGTATAATGGTTGTACCGCAATGGCCTGCGCAACCGTGGTATCCACTTTTTAAACAACTTTTAGTGTCAGAACTTATAGTATTCAAAGCGGCAGAGAATTTAATTATATCAAATGATTGCAGTCGCCGCCGCCCCATGCACACAACGATTACCCTGGTGGCAGGAGTCTTGTCCGGGAGGCGATGATAAGAAGAGGAATCCCACTTGAATCATTGGACATTATATTAAATTCTCTGTCAGAAAACTCGTATAAACAATACGAAGGGTGCTATAAAAAGTGGTTCACTTATTGTAATGAGAATAAGTTGAACATTTATGAAGTATCGATTCCGGatataattaaatttttcaCTGTCGTGTACAATGAGGGAGCTCAATACGGTACATTAAATTCATATAGGTCAGCTTTGGcattaataatgcaaaataacaTTTCTGATAATCAGTGCATTAAAAGATTTTTCAAAGGGGTTTTCCGCTCTAGGCCATCAAAACCTAAATATAACGAAACTTGGGATACATCTCTGGTATTAAATTATCTTGGTAAATGGTACCCTAACGAAGGACTGAATAGTTCACAAATTTCAAAAAAGCTTATTACTCTTTTAGCCCTTGTCACTGCACATAGAGTGCAaacattttctaaaattaaaattagtaaCATACATGTAAATGAACaggaaatcaaaatcaaaatcccAGATTTGATAAAGACATCCAAGCCGGGATCAGCTCAACCGTTACTGGTCTTACCATTTTTTAATGAACGACCAGAGATTTGTCCCGCAAAAAGTTTGCTTTCTTATATTGAATTAACTAATTGTTATAGAGAGAATCATGATTATCTTTTTTTAAGTCTTCATAGACCTCATAATCCCGTTGGTACACAAACTCTATCTAGATGGATTAAGGACGTCTTATCCTTAAGTGGAATTGATACTTCTACGTTCACTGCGCATAGCACCCGACACGCAGCGACATCAGCGGCAAAAAGGCTTGGAATTAATATTGATCAAATCAGAAAATCTGCGGGTTGGAGCCCTAGCTCCCATACTTTTGCCAAGTTTTATAATAGGccaattgttaataatatgtcAGATAATTGTATGGCCAGAACTATATTGAATGATTCAACAAATAAGTAAActaattgttttttgttttctaaaGTTTCAACATAAATAATGATTATATATAGCCTttcatttacatattttacgACTATGTCTCTAAATATCTACAAGTGTCTAATATGCTAATCTCGAGAACGAAGCATGAAGTATAATTAgagattaaacgaacttacctgtaagTGAAGTTCTATCCTAATTATACGAAGGCTTCGTTCGAAGAGATTAGCAACCCTCCCACCCAATCGCTGTCTCTCTTACCCTTTAAAGTCGTAAAATATAAACGGCATAACTCTAAACTGAATGATGAAAATGGCGGAATGAAGTTATTGGGAAGGTGAAAAATCGAGTTAcccgacaaaaaaaaaaaaaaagtgtgaaataaaaattctcAAATAGTGTTGTGGAATGGTGAGTGCTACACGTTACTACAAGTGTTTAATATGCTAATCTCTTCGAACGAAGCCTTCGTATAATTAGGATAGAACTTCActtacaggtaagttcgtttaatctcTAATTGTCATGTCTCTCAAAAAGGGCGACGTCCAAAGCAAAAAAAATGCCCCAGACATTTATGTATACtcacatacgagtacatacgGCCTACACAGGTAGCTAACCTTCGTGTGTGAGTTAGCAAAGTCAGTGTGTTTGCACAACGAAAGCAAACAGCCCACTACAAAACTTTTGCAAATAAAATCTGCTCGCAAACTCTATCCATTCATAATcaacttaaattatttccaattCTACCACAACTTTTAATAAGTATCTGTACATTGAAAATGATAGTTATAATAACTTTACAATAACGCTAATTTTATTTGGTTTGTTCGAGTCAATTAATCTAGTTGGAAATCGTGAGTAAAGATTTGACTAAGCAGCGAGATAACTGTTTGCTTTCCTTGGACCGTACTTGTGCTAATACTCAGTTCTCTGACAGGGGTAAATGACCACTATTATCATGACAGAAGGTGGGACGAGCTACTTAACTAATTAGCTGCCGCCAATCTTAAGTTACCCAACTCAAATAACACATTTTAACATGTTTATCACCCAGTTTGGCGGACGAAATACATCGTATTTTCGGAATAATAATGTCACTCCAAGTTTGCGAAAGTTCTGCTGTCGCGGTCTTGCTTTTGCTACGTTTAGCTGTAAGTATTTTCAACTTTGCTAATATGCCGCTCTTAtcttgtaagtaggtaagtgAAAATGCAGCTTTAAATGAAAACAGCTCGCACTGTTCCTTGACAAACTTTGACACGTGACTGAGACACTCAAGCTTCCGCACGTTTTTACGGAATTTTTGGGTCGACtgcattttttaataaaagttaaaactGTAATTCACTCATGCAGTTGTTTTAATTAGCGTCAGAGCGTGGGATATACCAATTACCTGCACAGCTTAGTTAGCACAATTAGTAATTGCTATACCATTTCTATTCACCGATATCCTACGTAATAGTTAGctgcaaataataatatttcacttccctttaagcctaggcgcagaccatcgatttttcgtcggccgatagtttagtcgggtagttaatcagtatgggaccttatggaagtgcgcacattacaccaatttggtatcggccgattcttcatacaaattaaaatcgggcccaactatcggctaactaaaaGTCGGCGGTCGGCGCCTATCCTTAATGTACAAGAAGAAATGTAATTGATTTCAGCTATCACCACATCTTGACTTGACTAATGCGTTTATGACTTACACCTTCGTTGGatcattatttttacttttggCTCTTAACCTCTGGAATGCTGGAGAAATTACTTACCAGGTACCTAATTTTACGATAAATTTACTTTATAATCATTCCAGGAGAAGAATACTATTATTTTGGCAAATATTGAACAAGGCGTCGTACCACTGCGTCGTGATATTATGAAAGGTATTTTTTGATCTTCGCAGGCATCTCTTTTATCCAACGCCATTTTCAACTGTGGCTGGCATCTCAGTGCAATCGAGAAGGAGTCCCACCGCGACTTGAGGCGGCTGGTGCTCATAGCCTGTGCGCAGGCGCAGAAGCCGCTCATCTTGAAGGCCTTCGGGATACAGGATCTGTCTTACGAAACTTTTGTTTCTGTGAGTATGAACATAATTCAGTTTCAGTCAATCAGTCAAGCTCATTAGATAATGTTCCTGTACCTATCAAACTATAATTACTAACTATGAAGTATGTTATTTAGATTTCTCTTTATTTTCAGGTATCAAGAATGACTTATTCGGTGTTTGCTGTGTTTTATCAAAGAGGTGAATAAATCTACAAAAAAACTTGCTGAAATACCACAAGTTTCAATGAATGTTTAATATAAGTattagttaaaagtttaattgaatattacaaGAAATAAAAACCAGAAGCACATGAAAAAGTCTTATATATCTGAGTTTATCATTGTACCAACATAAGAGAAATTCTTCAGCTTCACTTGATAGAACTGATAGCTTTGTGTACAATCTTCGCTCAATCCTCAAAACGATTGTACACACGCACTTCACACACACAATATCGCTCCCGTACCTCTGTGTAAGCGTCTGAAAATTGCCGTTCGTCTCACAGAGAGTTCCATTCCCTTGGAACTATCCGATAAATCCCTTACGCTTCCTTTATTTTAAATGACGCCCTAAATTATGTCGATGAAAGGAAACTCTACCGGCATTTACGACATAATAACATTGTATACAACTAGTTGAAAGCCTCACCAAAGGACTAGGTGGAACTTATGTCGCTTAATCATTCTAAATTTAAGGTTAATTGAAATGCTCTCTAAGAACATGATACATTAACGCGAAGGGAATCCTAAACTTGGATCTTACGAAATAGGAGAGGCTGAAGattgtataatttaattagGACTCAGACAGTATAAGATATATCTAGTATAATCGAGTTGGTGTATTATACATTATTAAGCTAGTGTATTCGACCCTTCGACTTTCACTGTAGCGCTCAATAAGTCCTACGTTCATGAAAATAGAGCCGCTTTTAGAAAAATAGGAGAAGGGAATTAAATCTGCGGGATTCAATATCGTTTTTATTAACAAAGTTTGGGAGCACCTGCCGACGGTGCTATCACCCACTTCTTGATGATCCCACTCGAAACTTTCCATTTCCATTTTAATTTCTAATGGTCCGGACTTTACCCAATAAACCTTCGGGTATTATTGCCGGTTGCGACCCACTAAACCTACCAAATTAGCACTCACTTTGTGCgctttcattatttttgttaatgAAAATGTTAAGAAATGCGGTCGTTCTTTTAATTCCAGTATTTTTGGGAATGTACTGTTAATGAATTACTGTAGGTATTATCTCGtcttattttttcacaaaattgtTTGTTAGGTACTATTTTTAGACAATACGATAATAAACTTCTCATAACAATGTTTCTTTCCTCTtttagtaggtaagtaggtacaaaataaACTCTCAAATTTCAGTTTCtcgttcataaaataaacatttcacatccaacgcaaaaaaacaaaattattcagtcaTTATGGCAACGGTTTCAAAAATACTCTCCCTAATGGTTTCCTGCTATCAAATACGATCACTATTATAGAGATAGCTGAAGTAAATTCAGAGGAAAATTATATTAAGATTAAACATCGTCTCGTTATGCTATTTATaacaactctattaaaatagctCTCAGTTAAATGAACAATAGGTTATTTTTCGTccttattttataacaaaaatcgTTTACCATCGGTTATTGAAATTCTAGGAAGTGAATATCTTTCATCCCCAACTGTAGGCCAACGTCACTGAATAATTTCAGATTGTGCTCATTTTAATAACCCGGCGTTCCGTACTGTAACACGAAAGTCCTTAGTTAGCCTAACAAGCCTACGAAGACGCCATAAATTTGGGAAGACAACAGAAATTTAATATCGGCGGTAAAGATGTAATTTTACGTTAAAGTTCTGCAATAGATAGCTAACTTCGGCTCATTGGAACTGCCGTTTCAGATAGAGGAGTTATTGAGTGCTACTTTTCCC
The Ostrinia nubilalis chromosome 16, ilOstNubi1.1, whole genome shotgun sequence DNA segment above includes these coding regions:
- the LOC135079125 gene encoding odorant receptor 2a-like is translated as MSPKTKDLLRIFCKYVYYAGAGNCWYENIYPETILYRMYTIISFSIYTIMIFLENLAALFGDLPEVEKNSAAMFFAIHNIVLTKMYLLLYHKKSIRKLNYEMAVVGEELEEEGNMRKQYLKTRIGIILYVITVYLSLIAYGVESARRVIVEGAPFYTVVTYLPLYEDNSTTASFFRIFFYVTWLYMMLPMMSADCMPITHLIVMTHKFITLCRHFERIREDFDKNIVTNKKQALAILKQGCLQGIAMHQKLMYLADEIHRIFGIIMSLQVCESSAVAVLLLLRLALSPHLDLTNAFMTYTFVGSLFLLLALNLWNAGEITYQASLLSNAIFNCGWHLSAIEKESHRDLRRLVLIACAQAQKPLILKAFGIQDLSYETFVSVSRMTYSVFAVFYQRGE